In the genome of Bradyrhizobium ottawaense, the window CACCTGTTCGCAATCAGCGGCGTATCCGGCGGGAGCATCGGCGCTTCGGTGTTCTCGTCGGCGCTTGCGACCGTTGCGCAGAAGGAGGCCGGCGAGACGGCATGCCCCAAGATCGCCAGCTATCTCGAACGGCAGTCTCCGCTGGGCGCGGCGATCGAAACGCCGGGACCGAACGAGCGGTACGTTCGACAGGCGCTTTCTGCCGACCTGCTCTCGCCGCTCATCGCCTCGACGCTGTTCGGCGACTTTCTCCAGCGCTTCATCTTCCGTCCGGTCGGACCGCTCGACCGGGCCCGCGCGCTCGAATATTCGCTCGAAAGCGCGACGAGATCCGGCGCGACGGCCGGGCCGCTGGAGCAGCCGTTCATGGCGCACTGGCTGGCGGATGGCAGCAGGCCGGCGCTGCTGCTCAACGCAACCGATGCGGCGAGCGGACGGCGCGTGGTATTTTCACCGTTCACGTTCGGGAGGGAGGCGAACGGAGACAATGTCGATTCGCTGTCGTTCTTCCAATCCCTCAAGCCGCCGGACGGCGGGCCACCCAACTCCGGTCCCATCAACGTTCCCCTGAGCACCGCCGCGTTCGTCAGCGCGCGATTTCCATGGGTCTCGCCCGCAGCCAGCGTGACGGCGAAGGACCCTTCGTCGCCCGGCATCGACAAGATGCGGCTGGTCGACGGCGGCTATTTCGAGAATTCCGGTGTCGATACGGCCATGGATCTGATCGACTCGCTGCGGGGAACCATCGCGGAGATCAACAAGTCCGCCGATGATGCGCCTGATGGTGCAGCGAAGCCGAGCCCCCGTGTCTCGATCAAACTGATCGTGCTCGGAGGCGGCAGCTATCCCGAGCGCACCTCGTTCAGTTTCGGGGAGATGCTCGAACCGATCAAGGCGCTGCTGAACACACGCGACTCCCGGGCCTACATCGCGATCAACCGCGCCGCCCGGGCGCTGTCCGCGCAGTCCTTCGCCATCGACGTCCATGGGACGCAGGAGACCAGCATCGTCAGGAATCTGCGTCTCGCGTCGCTGAGCAACCCGTACTACCCGCTCCCGCTCGGATGGACCATGTCGGACAAGACCCGCGAGATCATCGAAAAGCAGAGCGGCCGTTTTTGGGATTGTGAAGCCGGGCGAGACTTCACCCAGAGCGATCGCAGCGGCGCGACAGCGGATTGCATTCAGGTCCTGCTCGCGCACGAGCTGGATGAGACGGTCGACTTGGCCGCCCACGAGATCGCCATCGAGAACCACTATCGAGAGCTCGGCGATGCTCGTCAGGATGTTCCGTCGCGGCTCGACATCAGGGCGATCAGCCGATGCTACGCCGACGGATCGGGACTTCCGGTGAAGTCGTTCCAGGTCCATGCGCTGCAGGCGCTGCTCAGGGAATGGGACCACCATCCAGAGCTGACTGACCTGCGGCAGCTCGCCTATGTTCTCGCCACCGCGGCCTACGAAAGCTGGGATTTCAGGATGTTGTCCGAAAATCTCGTCTACAGGAACGCGACAAGGCTGACGTCCGTATTTCGTATCCCCCAGGACGAAGCGCCACGGTTCGTCAACAATCCCGAGGGTCTGGCAAACAGGATCTACAGCGGCAAGATGGGAAACACGGAGCCGGCCGACGGCTGGCGCTATCGCGGCCGAGGCATGATCCAGTTGACCGGCCGCGGCAACTATCAAAAATATGCGGCACTGATTGGCGAACCGCTCGAAGAGGAGCCGGACCTGCTGTTCAATGCCAGCGTCGCCTCCCGCGTGACCTTTGCGCTCTTTTTCGGTGGTGGCGTCAACAAGCTGACATCTTATTTCAACGACGCGCAGGACGACTGGGAAGGCGCGCGCGCCGTGGTCGCGGGACGAGCGCCGGCCCAAATACTTCGCCAACAGGCAAAACCCATCCTCACGACCGGCAAGCGATTGCTTGCCTGCCTCAGAGCTGCGCAGCCGCAGGAGACGCCGGCCAAGCTCAAATAGAGTTTGTCTTGCGGCCCCGGCCGGCTATTCTCGCAAATATTGCAGATCCCGGCTTGGGGGCCGTGATGAAATTCTTTTTTTCTTTCTTTTTCAGCGGGCTGACTATGGCATGCGTGCCCGCTGGCGCGTTTGCCGACCAGCGCATGGCGCTGGTGATGGGAAATTCGCATGTGCCCGTGTCCGAACCTTCAGCGAGGCAATCATGTCCGACACTGACAAGGTTTTCGCCGGCCTCGATTCCGAAAATCTACGACGAGTATCTCGTTCCGATGATCTTCTCTGTCTATGCGGAGGACATCGCAAGACGCATCGCCGCCCGCTCGCCCTCCGTGCTGCTCGAGATCGCCGCGGGCACAGGCGCAGTGACGCGCGCCGTGGCGGCGGCGCTGCCGCGCGGCATCCGTTACGTAGCAACCGATCTCAACGAGCCCATGCTCGCGGTCGCCGCGCAGCGCCAGAAGGACGATGACCGCATCAGCTGGCGCCAGGCGGATGCATCGGCCCTGCCCTTCGGTGATACCGAGTTCGACGCGGTCTGCTGCCAGTTCGGCGCCATGTTCTTTCCGGACCGCACCAGAGCTTACGCGGAAGTGAAGCGCGTCCTGAAGCCGGACGGCACGTTCGTGTTCAACGTCTGGGATCGGATCGAGGACAATGTGCTGACGCATGAAGCGACGGTCGCGCTCGGCAAACTGTTTCCCGACGACCCGCCGCGCTTCATGGTCCGCACGCCCCACGGCTATCACGACAGAGACGTCATCAGAGCCGACCTCGAACGTGCCGGCTTCCGCGAAATCTCGATCGAGACGCGAGCTGAAACAAGCCGCGCGGCATCGCCCGAATATGTCGCGCTCGCCCTTTGCCAGGGCACGCCGCTGCGCGGCGAGATCGAGGCGAGGGATGCCAGCACGCTTCAGGCCGCGACCGACATCGTCGCCGAGGCGATCCGGACGCGTCATGGCGCCGGACCGGTGGAGGGCAAGATTCAGGCTGTGGTGATCGAAGCGCGTCCGTAACTGCAGGTCGTCCGGGCGGCTATCCCGCGTCCTACCACCAGCTTCCCTGCATCGGCTGCGTCGACTGATAATATTGGTACTGGCCGCGCTGCCGGCGCGGATTGGCCGGCTGTACGTAGGGGTCACGCTGGTAGAAGAAGCCGAAGCCGTTACCGCCGTTGTCCCAGCCGTCATCGCTGGCGATCATGGCAGGTGCGGTCGGCTTGCGCGTGATGAAGCCGCCTTGCGGCTGGTCGCTTAACACCGCGACGAATTCGGTCCGGTAATTGGTTTCGCTGCTCAGCGGCTCGTCCGAGACGATGATGGAAGAGCGCGGCAATGCGGTCGGCCCGATGCGATCCCACACCTCTTGCGGGATGGTGATGCGGTCGAGCGCATTCCTCGCCTCGTCGCCGTTTTCGATCGTGACCACGCTCCAGCGCAGGCCCGTAGCGGACTTCGCCATCGCCGTGAAGATATGCGTGCCGATCGGCTGCTCGGGATTGCGGATCGTGACGGGGACTTCGATGCTGGTGTCGAACACCTCACCGCCGCCATCGGGTGCT includes:
- a CDS encoding patatin-like phospholipase family protein, which produces MSRDQVFGLLRNLKWFVVLSLVFSAILSLPAQIVELYRISYADLKFLNLVLLWLTLLLVGSLIWFGSAMVVLESRARLSGKPTRMFNWTARFAPIVLGALPLIAGAAGHFGAIPLRLGEADAKLNEIYNAPGSAFDKFDASLAISVGQSLHRSGYAVLFLTLLAACLWYAVGKGHAAEPSYVQRFRSRSFLLGTIGLILATTAIFAVGPTGFAGALGPFVVLALFAVCITAFCTYASLITVRSRMPWLPLFLGLAVVLSWIDCNDNHGIRTLDGPAPASGLDSATSEFTRWLSLRPDRDQFSKDYPVYVVAARGGGIYAAYQSAIFLARLQDLCPAFRHHLFAISGVSGGSIGASVFSSALATVAQKEAGETACPKIASYLERQSPLGAAIETPGPNERYVRQALSADLLSPLIASTLFGDFLQRFIFRPVGPLDRARALEYSLESATRSGATAGPLEQPFMAHWLADGSRPALLLNATDAASGRRVVFSPFTFGREANGDNVDSLSFFQSLKPPDGGPPNSGPINVPLSTAAFVSARFPWVSPAASVTAKDPSSPGIDKMRLVDGGYFENSGVDTAMDLIDSLRGTIAEINKSADDAPDGAAKPSPRVSIKLIVLGGGSYPERTSFSFGEMLEPIKALLNTRDSRAYIAINRAARALSAQSFAIDVHGTQETSIVRNLRLASLSNPYYPLPLGWTMSDKTREIIEKQSGRFWDCEAGRDFTQSDRSGATADCIQVLLAHELDETVDLAAHEIAIENHYRELGDARQDVPSRLDIRAISRCYADGSGLPVKSFQVHALQALLREWDHHPELTDLRQLAYVLATAAYESWDFRMLSENLVYRNATRLTSVFRIPQDEAPRFVNNPEGLANRIYSGKMGNTEPADGWRYRGRGMIQLTGRGNYQKYAALIGEPLEEEPDLLFNASVASRVTFALFFGGGVNKLTSYFNDAQDDWEGARAVVAGRAPAQILRQQAKPILTTGKRLLACLRAAQPQETPAKLK